In Streptomyces chartreusis NRRL 3882, the following are encoded in one genomic region:
- a CDS encoding glycosyltransferase family 2 protein, producing the protein MTSYAVVIPTLVRDTLADCLAALAAATGPLPEQIVLVDDRPDPEPGQLEHPLSVLGDLRERTTVLTGGGRGPAAARNTGLRAVTAPWTVFLDDDVQIGPHWCDQLAEDLAEASPDIAGVQGVIAVPLPGERRPTDWERGTAGLARAHWITADMAYRTEALKQVGGFDERFRRAFREDADLALRLLDAGWRIRQGRRTTRHPVRPASRWVSVRQQRGNADDALMRHLHGPDWWDKAVAPRGRIRKHAAITTAGVAACALAATGHGRAAAACALGWAAGTAEFARARIAPGPRTRQEVTTMVATSVLIPPAATWHRLTGALRYRHAPSWQEVAR; encoded by the coding sequence ATGACCTCGTACGCCGTCGTCATCCCCACCCTGGTACGGGACACCCTCGCCGACTGTCTCGCCGCGCTCGCCGCCGCGACCGGGCCGCTCCCCGAGCAGATCGTCCTCGTCGACGACCGGCCCGACCCCGAACCCGGACAGCTGGAACACCCGTTGAGCGTCCTCGGCGACCTGCGGGAGCGCACCACCGTGCTCACGGGCGGCGGGCGGGGCCCCGCCGCCGCCCGCAACACCGGGCTGCGGGCGGTGACCGCGCCGTGGACCGTGTTCCTGGACGACGACGTCCAGATCGGGCCGCACTGGTGCGACCAACTGGCGGAGGACCTCGCCGAGGCGTCCCCCGACATCGCGGGTGTCCAGGGCGTCATCGCCGTCCCGCTGCCCGGCGAACGCCGCCCCACCGACTGGGAACGCGGCACCGCGGGACTCGCCCGCGCCCACTGGATCACCGCCGACATGGCCTACCGCACCGAGGCGCTCAAGCAGGTCGGCGGCTTCGACGAACGCTTCCGGCGCGCCTTCCGCGAGGACGCCGACCTGGCGCTGCGCCTCCTCGACGCGGGCTGGCGCATCCGGCAGGGCCGCCGTACCACCCGCCACCCCGTCCGCCCCGCCTCCCGCTGGGTGTCCGTGCGGCAGCAGCGCGGCAACGCCGACGACGCCCTCATGCGGCATCTGCACGGACCCGACTGGTGGGACAAGGCGGTCGCGCCGCGCGGCCGGATCCGCAAGCACGCGGCGATCACCACCGCGGGCGTCGCCGCGTGCGCCCTCGCCGCCACCGGACACGGCCGGGCCGCCGCGGCCTGCGCGCTCGGCTGGGCGGCCGGCACGGCGGAGTTCGCCCGGGCCCGCATCGCCCCCGGCCCGCGCACCCGCCAGGAGGTGACGACCATGGTGGCGACCAGCGTGCTCATCCCGCCCGCCGCGACCTGGCACCGGCTGACCGGTGCCTTGCGATACCGCCATGCCCCCTCCTGGCAGGAGGTGGCACGATGA
- a CDS encoding helix-turn-helix domain-containing protein: protein MRSYEAESEPGWDVVLPRDGLSLDGVRMAGFRERAAAGLDLRVLPQPAVVVVIGLGESPFSVAGARGHEELPSFAAALTPGPARIRAEGVECVEMRLSPRAAYALLGVSPRELDGSVTGLEGLWGRDERQLPERLTDAPAWQERLTLVDEFLAGRAARAPAMAPEVAAAWDTIVARRGRVRIGDLAAACGWSRKRLWSRFSAQIGLTPKRAAMLVRFDHAARALTAGENAADVALACGYVDQPHLHRDVLTFAGCTPTALAGRATSAG from the coding sequence ATGCGCAGTTACGAAGCGGAGAGCGAGCCCGGCTGGGACGTCGTCCTCCCCCGCGACGGCCTGTCACTCGACGGCGTCCGTATGGCCGGGTTCCGTGAGCGGGCCGCCGCCGGGCTGGACCTGCGGGTGCTTCCGCAACCGGCGGTGGTCGTCGTCATCGGGCTCGGGGAGAGCCCGTTCTCGGTGGCAGGTGCCCGGGGGCACGAGGAGTTGCCGAGCTTCGCCGCCGCACTGACACCCGGCCCGGCCCGGATCCGCGCCGAGGGCGTCGAGTGCGTCGAGATGCGCCTGTCGCCCCGGGCCGCCTATGCCCTCCTGGGCGTCTCCCCGCGCGAGCTGGACGGCTCCGTCACCGGCCTGGAGGGCCTCTGGGGACGGGACGAGCGACAACTGCCGGAGCGGCTGACCGACGCCCCGGCCTGGCAGGAACGGCTCACGCTGGTCGACGAGTTCCTCGCCGGACGGGCCGCGCGGGCACCGGCGATGGCGCCCGAGGTGGCCGCCGCCTGGGACACCATCGTGGCCCGGCGCGGACGCGTGCGGATCGGCGACCTCGCCGCGGCCTGCGGCTGGAGCCGCAAGCGGCTGTGGTCCCGGTTCAGCGCCCAGATCGGCCTGACCCCGAAGCGCGCCGCCATGCTGGTCCGCTTCGACCACGCCGCCCGCGCCCTCACCGCGGGCGAGAACGCCGCCGACGTCGCCCTGGCCTGCGGCTACGTCGACCAGCCCCATCTCCACCGCGACGTACTGACGTTCGCGGGCTGCACGCCCACCGCCCTCGCCGGCAGGGCGACGTCCGCCGGCTGA
- a CDS encoding carbamoyltransferase, protein MRILGINALFHDPAAALVVDGETVAAAEEERFSRRKHGKRPLPFSAWELPELSARWCLERAGLRPGDLDAVTYSFDPKLARPARDMGLDDPWDPLRLEYARRAPEFLAEALPGLDPERVVFVPHHVAHAASAGPASPHSDSAVLVLDGRGEAASHLAGRYRDGKLDTLATQALPDSLGLVYEELTEHLGFLRSSDEYKVMALASYGTPRFLPQLRQYIHPTGHGGFRAHGVDWPAFAPPRAKGEPWNQDHADLAASTQAVLEEVLLELVHWLHREAGGEALTMAGGVALNCVANSKIAAKGPYRDVWVQPAAGDAGTALGGALHLAASESGQPGPMPGADLGRGWSDDELRAWLDTAAIPYDKPDDIAETVAEELARDGVVAWFQGRSEYGPRALGHRSLLAHPGRAENLERLNHVKGREEFRPVAPMVLADRAADLFSGGPLPSPYMLFVHDVAQRWRDRVPAVVHVDGTARIQTVEDRREPLVARMLRAFERRTGLPVVVNTSLNTAGRPMVDDPRDALECFGSAPVDLLAIGPYAVRRGRAFDAGRAAA, encoded by the coding sequence ATGCGCATCCTCGGTATCAACGCCCTGTTCCACGACCCGGCCGCCGCCCTCGTCGTCGACGGGGAGACGGTGGCGGCCGCCGAGGAGGAGCGCTTCAGCCGGCGCAAGCACGGCAAGCGCCCGCTGCCGTTCTCCGCGTGGGAGCTGCCCGAGCTGTCCGCCCGCTGGTGCCTGGAGCGGGCGGGCCTGCGCCCCGGCGACCTGGACGCCGTCACCTACTCCTTCGACCCGAAACTCGCCCGGCCGGCCCGCGACATGGGCCTGGACGACCCCTGGGACCCGCTCCGCCTGGAGTACGCGCGCCGCGCCCCCGAGTTCCTCGCCGAGGCCCTGCCCGGCCTCGATCCCGAGCGGGTCGTCTTCGTCCCCCACCACGTCGCGCACGCGGCCTCCGCCGGGCCCGCCTCCCCGCACTCCGACAGCGCCGTCCTCGTCCTGGACGGCCGCGGCGAGGCCGCCTCACACCTGGCCGGCCGCTACCGCGACGGCAAGCTCGACACCCTCGCCACCCAGGCGCTGCCCGACTCCCTCGGCCTGGTCTACGAGGAGCTCACCGAACACCTCGGGTTCCTGCGCAGCAGCGACGAGTACAAGGTGATGGCCCTCGCCTCCTACGGCACCCCGCGCTTCCTGCCGCAGTTGCGGCAGTACATCCACCCCACCGGCCACGGCGGCTTCCGCGCCCACGGCGTCGACTGGCCGGCCTTCGCCCCGCCCCGCGCCAAGGGCGAACCCTGGAACCAGGACCACGCCGACCTCGCCGCGAGCACCCAGGCCGTCCTGGAAGAGGTCCTGCTGGAGCTCGTGCACTGGCTGCACCGCGAGGCCGGCGGCGAGGCACTGACGATGGCCGGGGGCGTCGCCCTCAACTGCGTCGCCAACTCGAAGATCGCGGCCAAGGGCCCGTACCGGGACGTGTGGGTGCAGCCCGCCGCCGGGGACGCCGGCACCGCCCTCGGCGGAGCCCTGCACCTGGCCGCGTCGGAGAGCGGACAGCCCGGCCCCATGCCCGGTGCCGACCTCGGCCGCGGCTGGAGCGACGACGAACTGCGCGCCTGGCTCGACACGGCGGCGATCCCCTACGACAAGCCCGACGACATCGCCGAGACCGTGGCCGAGGAACTGGCCCGGGACGGTGTCGTCGCCTGGTTCCAGGGCCGCAGCGAGTACGGGCCGCGCGCCCTCGGGCACCGCTCCCTGCTCGCCCACCCCGGCCGCGCCGAGAACCTGGAACGCCTCAACCACGTCAAGGGCCGTGAGGAGTTCCGGCCCGTCGCCCCGATGGTCCTCGCCGACCGCGCCGCCGACCTGTTCTCCGGCGGCCCGCTGCCCAGCCCGTACATGCTGTTCGTGCACGACGTCGCACAGCGGTGGCGGGACCGCGTCCCGGCCGTCGTGCACGTCGACGGCACCGCCCGCATCCAGACCGTCGAGGACCGGCGAGAACCGCTGGTGGCGCGGATGCTGCGGGCCTTCGAGCGGCGGACCGGGCTGCCCGTGGTCGTCAACACCAGCCTCAACACCGCCGGGCGGCCCATGGTCGACGACCCGCGCGACGCCCTGGAGTGCTTCGGCTCCGCGCCCGTCGACCTGCTGGCCATCGGGCCGTACGCGGTCCGCCGCGGGCGGGCCTTCGACGCGGGGAGGGCAGCGGCATGA
- a CDS encoding polysaccharide deacetylase family protein codes for MPSLTKKIPTRKTKKTGTAFRTAGTLAATAALALALGGCSGPDTTAPSAVRARAAADIQAAPFGTVDCREAKCIALTFDAGPSEHSARLLDVLKEKQVPATFFLLGKRHIEKYPELVRRMADEGHEVAGHTWDHKVLTRLRPEEIREELERPNQEIERLTGQRPTLMRPPQGRTDDTVHEICRELGLAEVLWSVTAKDYRTTDSDLITRRVLAQASRDGIILLHDIYDGTVPAVPGIIDALKERGYAFVTVPQLLAPGKAEPGKVYR; via the coding sequence ATGCCTTCTCTGACCAAGAAGATTCCGACCAGGAAGACGAAGAAAACGGGGACCGCGTTCCGAACGGCCGGGACGCTCGCGGCGACCGCCGCCCTGGCACTGGCCCTGGGCGGCTGCTCAGGGCCCGACACCACGGCTCCCAGCGCCGTCCGGGCCCGGGCGGCGGCGGACATCCAGGCAGCCCCCTTCGGCACCGTCGACTGCCGTGAGGCCAAGTGCATCGCGCTGACCTTCGACGCGGGGCCGAGCGAGCACTCGGCACGCCTGCTGGACGTCCTGAAGGAGAAACAGGTCCCGGCGACCTTCTTCCTGCTCGGCAAGCGGCACATCGAGAAGTACCCGGAGCTGGTGCGGCGGATGGCGGACGAGGGCCACGAGGTGGCCGGCCACACCTGGGACCACAAGGTCCTCACCCGGCTGAGACCCGAGGAGATACGCGAGGAGCTGGAGCGCCCCAACCAGGAGATAGAGCGCCTCACCGGACAGCGCCCGACCCTGATGCGACCGCCGCAGGGCCGCACCGACGACACCGTGCACGAGATCTGCCGCGAGCTGGGCCTCGCCGAGGTGCTGTGGAGCGTGACGGCCAAGGACTACCGGACGACCGACTCGGACCTGATCACCCGCCGCGTCCTCGCCCAGGCGTCCCGGGACGGGATCATCCTGCTGCACGACATCTACGACGGCACGGTGCCGGCGGTGCCGGGGATCATCGACGCGCTCAAGGAGCGGGGGTACGCGTTCGTGACGGTGCCGCAGTTGCTGGCGCCCGGAAAGGCGGAGCCGGGGAAGGTGTACCGGTAG
- a CDS encoding hydrolase encodes MSHSDTPVVQEFAVADQDAGPYGITAGPDGALWLTLVHRGRVGRLTLDGELTQYALDSPSCRPTVITPGPDGALWFTRFADHRIDRVTVDGETGSFALPTPDCGPYGITAGPDGAIWFTQMNTDRIGRLTTDGEITEFALPVTGAFPSAITQGPDGALWFTLNQANAIGRVTVDGDIRLYPLPTPDAAPVGITSDGTDLWFVEIAAGRIGKASPDGRIEEFPLPDRTSRPHAITATSPGDCWFTEWGSNRIGRLTPSGKVLEHPLPSPDSEPHGITTAPDGTVWAALETGAVARVAP; translated from the coding sequence TTGTCGCACTCTGACACCCCGGTCGTCCAGGAGTTCGCCGTGGCGGACCAGGACGCCGGGCCGTACGGCATCACGGCCGGGCCGGACGGAGCGCTGTGGCTCACCCTCGTCCACCGTGGCCGGGTCGGGCGTCTCACCTTGGACGGCGAGCTCACCCAGTACGCGCTGGACTCGCCGTCCTGCCGCCCCACGGTCATCACGCCCGGACCGGACGGGGCCCTGTGGTTCACCCGCTTCGCGGACCACCGGATCGACCGCGTCACGGTCGACGGCGAGACCGGATCGTTCGCCTTGCCGACGCCCGACTGCGGACCCTACGGCATCACGGCGGGTCCGGACGGCGCGATCTGGTTCACCCAGATGAACACGGACCGCATCGGCCGTCTGACGACGGACGGGGAGATCACCGAGTTCGCCCTCCCCGTGACGGGCGCGTTCCCCTCGGCGATCACCCAGGGCCCGGACGGCGCCCTGTGGTTCACGCTCAACCAGGCCAACGCCATCGGCCGCGTCACCGTCGACGGCGACATCCGCCTGTACCCGCTGCCCACCCCGGACGCCGCCCCGGTCGGCATCACCAGCGACGGCACCGACCTGTGGTTCGTCGAGATCGCGGCGGGCCGGATCGGCAAGGCCTCCCCGGACGGCCGGATCGAGGAGTTCCCGCTCCCCGACCGCACCTCCCGCCCGCACGCCATCACCGCGACCTCCCCCGGGGACTGCTGGTTCACCGAGTGGGGCAGCAACCGCATCGGCCGGCTCACCCCCTCAGGCAAGGTCCTCGAACACCCCCTCCCCTCCCCCGACTCCGAACCGCACGGCATCACGACGGCCCCGGACGGCACCGTGTGGGCGGCCCTGGAGACGGGGGCGGTGGCCCGGGTGGCTCCCTAG
- a CDS encoding NAD-dependent epimerase/dehydratase family protein yields MSGDAWRRALVTGGAGFVGSHLCARLLDSGTEVVCLDNLSTGPRTNVVDLERRPGFRFVRGDATDPAAWQALPGRFDLVLHFACPASPADYLRLPLETLDVGSTGTRHALERAHADGARFVLASTSEVYGDPLEHPQRETYWGNVNPIGPRSVYDESKRFAEALVTAHRGARGTDTAIVRIFNTYGPRMRTGDGRAVPTFIAQALDGMPLTVAGDGGQTRSLAYVDDTVDGVLALAASAETGPVNIGGGDEITMLELARRIVEITGSASRIRFVDRPVDDPGRRRPDTRLARERLGWRPRVGWSEGLERTIGWFSRSVAA; encoded by the coding sequence GTGAGCGGAGACGCCTGGCGCCGGGCCCTGGTGACCGGCGGAGCCGGATTCGTGGGGTCCCATCTGTGCGCGCGGCTGCTCGACTCCGGCACGGAGGTGGTGTGCCTGGACAACCTGTCCACCGGGCCCCGCACCAACGTGGTCGACCTGGAGCGACGGCCCGGCTTCCGCTTCGTGCGCGGCGACGCCACCGACCCGGCGGCCTGGCAGGCGCTGCCCGGCCGGTTCGACCTCGTCCTGCACTTCGCGTGTCCCGCCTCGCCCGCCGACTACCTGCGGCTACCGCTGGAGACCCTCGACGTCGGCAGCACCGGCACCCGCCACGCGCTGGAACGGGCCCACGCCGACGGCGCCCGCTTCGTCCTCGCCTCCACCTCCGAGGTGTACGGCGACCCGCTGGAGCACCCGCAGCGCGAGACGTACTGGGGCAACGTCAACCCGATCGGCCCGCGCAGCGTCTACGACGAGTCCAAGCGGTTCGCCGAGGCCCTGGTCACCGCCCACCGCGGGGCGCGCGGCACCGACACCGCCATCGTCCGCATCTTCAACACCTACGGCCCCCGCATGCGCACCGGCGACGGCCGCGCCGTCCCCACCTTCATCGCGCAGGCCCTGGACGGCATGCCCCTGACCGTCGCCGGCGACGGCGGGCAGACGCGCTCGCTGGCTTACGTCGACGACACCGTGGACGGTGTGCTCGCCCTGGCCGCCTCCGCCGAGACCGGGCCGGTGAACATCGGCGGCGGCGACGAGATCACGATGCTGGAGCTGGCCCGCCGGATCGTGGAGATCACCGGTTCCGCCTCCCGCATCCGGTTCGTGGACCGCCCCGTCGACGACCCGGGCCGGCGCCGCCCCGACACCCGGCTGGCCCGGGAACGGCTCGGCTGGCGCCCCCGGGTCGGCTGGAGCGAGGGGCTGGAACGGACCATTGGCTGGTTCTCACGGTCCGTGGCCGCCTGA